The Halobacterium sp. CBA1132 genome has a segment encoding these proteins:
- a CDS encoding MarR family transcriptional regulator, translated as MRTLDLAPHEFDAHLHFAENDLGPWFGSDALVKDADGSRSAEFTHAGEQWTARLSYRDEGGLLPPTGGVTDGGTSVQHDTIREFQFKIARHPDEDPVGKQDFTAHMSPRWGGLHAEKDDGEIVEIPVPPTLQNDGVDLRIQGSNIEFTRYLDLFQTAARVLGFSAQYFQNPENTSNIMDAEKYARLHRDSSGPVHARDGPIASMAHLLEDDRTGYRKLVQNDNDEHGNNVQGYYHTATLDAQRLSEAFPGHQYPKEVKHYYAREAATLDASEALAHPKVGASLQHSLLGREQTVRYENLVALERELDQTVLSVLSDAGLDVAPGDMGRGPYVEMDAYWSPSTSERGPDPIQLDLARIRQEQESIVVRHLTDGLSPVQWESLSTLVTDGGEVSPQDIAEVNGRHVGSVRRALRSMEELVSRKYGEVGLRSDYVAEMVHDAVQDAREATRTVVETSAKAIEAAERGASDAMADWVAWCNRHGVDIRNRADALEIDLTGMEPDGKAYRTNLPANVVQQIKTGYEKWKAAGQDPERFRAAVVRYTSHSDIRTSERATKILR; from the coding sequence GTGAGGACGCTCGACCTCGCCCCGCACGAGTTCGACGCGCACCTTCACTTCGCGGAGAACGACCTCGGCCCATGGTTCGGTTCGGACGCTCTTGTGAAAGATGCGGACGGCAGTCGGAGCGCCGAGTTCACGCACGCCGGCGAACAGTGGACTGCACGCCTCTCCTATCGCGACGAGGGTGGATTGCTCCCGCCGACCGGCGGTGTCACCGACGGCGGCACGAGCGTCCAGCACGACACGATTCGCGAATTCCAGTTCAAGATTGCGCGCCACCCCGACGAGGACCCCGTCGGAAAACAAGATTTCACCGCCCATATGTCGCCGCGCTGGGGCGGTCTCCACGCCGAGAAAGACGACGGCGAGATTGTCGAGATTCCGGTGCCGCCGACCCTGCAGAACGACGGTGTAGACCTCCGCATCCAGGGGTCGAACATCGAATTCACGCGGTATCTGGACCTCTTCCAGACCGCCGCGCGCGTCCTCGGCTTCTCCGCTCAGTACTTCCAGAATCCCGAGAACACGAGCAACATCATGGACGCCGAGAAGTACGCTCGCCTCCATCGCGATTCGAGTGGTCCCGTCCACGCTCGCGATGGGCCGATAGCCTCCATGGCGCATCTACTGGAGGACGACCGGACGGGCTACCGGAAGCTCGTTCAGAACGACAACGACGAGCACGGGAACAACGTGCAGGGCTACTACCACACGGCTACGCTGGACGCCCAGCGGCTCAGTGAGGCGTTCCCTGGCCACCAGTACCCGAAGGAGGTCAAGCACTACTACGCCCGCGAGGCGGCCACGCTGGACGCCTCGGAAGCGCTGGCGCACCCGAAGGTCGGTGCGAGTCTTCAGCACTCCTTGCTCGGGCGCGAGCAGACGGTGCGATACGAGAATCTCGTCGCGCTCGAACGTGAGTTAGACCAGACGGTGCTGTCGGTGCTCTCCGACGCCGGCCTCGACGTTGCGCCAGGTGACATGGGCCGGGGTCCGTACGTCGAGATGGACGCCTACTGGTCGCCGTCGACGAGCGAACGCGGCCCGGACCCGATTCAGTTGGACCTCGCCCGGATTCGCCAAGAGCAAGAGAGTATCGTCGTGCGGCACCTCACCGACGGCCTCAGTCCCGTCCAGTGGGAATCACTGAGCACGCTCGTCACCGACGGCGGTGAAGTCTCGCCCCAAGATATTGCGGAAGTGAACGGCCGCCACGTTGGGAGTGTCCGGCGGGCGCTGCGGTCGATGGAGGAACTCGTCTCCCGGAAGTACGGCGAGGTCGGGCTGCGCTCGGACTACGTGGCCGAGATGGTTCACGACGCCGTGCAGGACGCCCGTGAGGCGACGCGCACGGTTGTCGAGACCTCCGCGAAGGCCATCGAAGCCGCCGAGCGCGGGGCGTCCGACGCGATGGCTGATTGGGTCGCGTGGTGTAACCGCCACGGCGTCGACATCCGCAACCGCGCGGATGCCCTCGAAATCGACCTGACAGGCATGGAACCCGACGGGAAGGCGTACAGGACGAATCTACCGGCGAACGTCGTGCAGCAAATCAAAACGGGCTACGAGAAGTGGAAGGCGGCAGGTCAGGATCCCGAGCGGTTCCGCGCTGCCGTCGTCCGCTACACGTCTCACAGCGACATTCGCACCAGCGAGCGCGCGACGAAGATACTCCGGTAG
- a CDS encoding 30S ribosomal protein S15: MARMHTRRRGSSGSDRPAADEPPEWSDVDEDAIEDRVVELAEQGHDPSQIGMKLRDEGVQGTPIPDVKLATGKKVTEILEENDAKSDLPEDFRNLLEQAIRLREHVQENGQDHQNKRALQNTESKIRRLANYYRGDELDEDFKYSYENAVELLE; encoded by the coding sequence ATGGCACGAATGCACACGCGCCGCCGCGGGTCGTCCGGCTCGGACCGCCCGGCGGCAGACGAACCACCGGAGTGGAGCGACGTAGACGAAGACGCAATCGAGGACCGCGTGGTGGAGCTCGCCGAGCAGGGGCACGACCCCTCGCAGATCGGCATGAAGCTCCGCGACGAGGGCGTGCAGGGCACGCCGATTCCGGACGTCAAGCTGGCGACCGGGAAGAAGGTCACCGAGATTCTCGAAGAGAACGACGCCAAGTCCGACCTGCCCGAGGACTTCCGTAACCTCCTCGAGCAGGCGATTCGGCTGCGCGAGCACGTTCAGGAGAACGGACAGGACCACCAGAACAAGCGCGCGCTCCAGAACACGGAGTCCAAAATCCGTCGGCTCGCCAACTACTACCGCGGCGACGAGCTCGACGAGGACTTCAAGTACTCCTACGAGAACGCGGTCGAACTGCTCGAATAG
- a CDS encoding KEOPS complex subunit Pcc1, translating into MTRHATMTTAVPDPELVAAAVRPDNTAEMDTRVTEGAVVTRIERDDTGGLQSTVDDYVVNVTVATEIVQHANRHTTHES; encoded by the coding sequence ATGACGCGGCACGCGACGATGACGACCGCGGTACCGGACCCGGAACTGGTCGCGGCCGCCGTCCGCCCCGACAACACCGCCGAGATGGACACGCGAGTCACGGAGGGCGCCGTCGTCACGCGCATCGAGCGCGACGACACGGGCGGCCTCCAGTCGACCGTCGACGACTACGTCGTGAACGTCACGGTGGCGACCGAGATTGTACAGCACGCAAACCGACACACGACACACGAATCATGA
- a CDS encoding 30S ribosomal protein S3ae yields MSERSVSKQNQEKRWYTVLAPEEFDRQELGETPAEEPEQVYERTIQTTLDELVDGGENNVKLTFQVTDVGSDTASTEFVKHELTRDYKRSLVRRGSSKIGVTITVLTTDDYRVKIQPVAYTTKQADQSQQKAIRRTMIDLVEEAGEERTFEALIDSITEGRLSSAIYDEANTIYPLRRVEVQKATLEAPPEEVHEEEETSVGVDEDEA; encoded by the coding sequence ATGAGCGAACGTTCCGTATCCAAGCAGAACCAAGAGAAACGGTGGTACACCGTGCTCGCGCCGGAGGAGTTCGACCGGCAGGAGCTCGGCGAGACGCCCGCCGAAGAGCCAGAACAGGTCTACGAACGAACCATCCAGACGACGCTCGACGAACTCGTCGACGGTGGCGAGAACAACGTCAAGCTCACCTTCCAGGTGACCGACGTCGGTAGCGACACCGCGTCCACGGAGTTCGTGAAGCACGAACTCACGCGGGACTACAAGCGCAGTCTCGTGCGCCGCGGGTCGTCGAAGATTGGCGTGACCATCACGGTCCTCACGACGGACGACTACCGCGTGAAGATTCAGCCGGTCGCGTACACCACGAAGCAGGCCGACCAGAGCCAGCAGAAGGCCATCCGCCGCACGATGATCGACCTCGTGGAGGAGGCCGGCGAGGAGCGCACGTTCGAGGCGCTCATCGACTCCATCACTGAGGGTCGGCTCTCCTCGGCCATCTACGACGAAGCGAACACCATCTACCCGCTTCGCCGCGTGGAAGTCCAGAAGGCGACGCTCGAAGCGCCGCCCGAGGAAGTCCACGAGGAAGAGGAGACGTCCGTCGGCGTCGACGAAGACGAAGCCTAA
- a CDS encoding plastocyanin/azurin family copper-binding protein: protein MQRRAFLAAAGAGVAATLAGCIGPSLSSSEYDIGMQSNAFVPEPAVGGNDVPTFEAAAGDTVVWANTGSRNHTVTAYDDGVPEGADYWASGGFEDENAAREAWANSINGGGIVQPSETYEHTFEVPGDYYYFCIPHEGAGMLGKVVVTE from the coding sequence ATGCAACGCCGGGCGTTCCTCGCCGCCGCAGGGGCTGGCGTCGCAGCGACGCTGGCCGGGTGTATCGGGCCGTCGCTGTCTAGCTCCGAGTACGACATCGGCATGCAGTCGAACGCGTTCGTCCCGGAGCCAGCCGTCGGCGGGAACGACGTGCCGACGTTCGAAGCCGCCGCCGGCGACACCGTCGTGTGGGCGAACACCGGCTCGCGGAACCACACCGTCACCGCCTACGACGACGGCGTCCCCGAGGGCGCCGACTACTGGGCGTCCGGCGGATTCGAAGACGAGAACGCCGCCCGAGAAGCGTGGGCGAACAGCATCAACGGCGGCGGCATCGTCCAACCGAGCGAGACCTACGAGCACACCTTCGAGGTGCCCGGCGACTACTACTACTTCTGTATCCCGCACGAGGGCGCGGGGATGCTCGGGAAAGTCGTCGTCACCGAGTGA
- a CDS encoding protein sorting system archaetidylserine synthase (This PssA-like phosphatidyltransferase, along with a PssD-like decarboxylase, is required in Haloarchaea for the archaeosortase ArtA to replace the PGF-CTERM sorting signal with a C-terminal lipid anchor.) has protein sequence MQPRFVGRLGVADAVTAANAALGFVAVVAATVDVALAARLVLLAAIADGLDGVLARKYGGTPAGEHLDSLADVASFSVAPAFLVAIVARNAWGFESRWGAVALAACALFVAAGVVRLGLYTAYDTGNDHTEGVPTTLAATLLAAGVLAGVGGPKIAVVAVVALTALMVSSITYPDLYSRDALAMGAVQAAAVLAPTLGPRLFPRALLAWACAYLVLAPRFYWRGEGKRS, from the coding sequence ATGCAACCCCGCTTCGTCGGCCGGTTGGGCGTCGCGGACGCCGTGACGGCGGCGAACGCGGCACTCGGGTTCGTGGCGGTGGTGGCGGCCACCGTCGACGTCGCGCTCGCCGCGCGACTGGTGTTGCTCGCCGCCATCGCCGACGGCCTCGACGGCGTGCTCGCACGCAAGTACGGCGGGACGCCGGCCGGCGAACACCTCGACTCGCTGGCGGACGTGGCGTCGTTCTCCGTCGCGCCGGCGTTCCTCGTCGCTATTGTCGCCCGTAACGCGTGGGGCTTCGAGAGCAGGTGGGGCGCCGTCGCGCTCGCCGCGTGCGCGCTGTTCGTCGCCGCGGGCGTCGTCCGCCTCGGCCTCTACACGGCCTACGACACGGGCAACGACCACACCGAGGGCGTGCCGACGACGCTCGCCGCGACGCTGCTGGCGGCGGGCGTGCTCGCCGGCGTCGGCGGCCCGAAAATCGCTGTCGTCGCCGTCGTCGCGCTCACCGCGCTGATGGTCTCCTCGATTACGTACCCCGACCTCTACTCGCGGGACGCGCTCGCGATGGGCGCCGTGCAGGCCGCTGCCGTACTCGCGCCGACGCTCGGCCCGCGGCTGTTCCCGCGGGCCCTGCTGGCG